From Borrelia sp. RT5S, the proteins below share one genomic window:
- the rho gene encoding transcription termination factor Rho — protein MDKKFEEFDLEDEMKRLNSSRELKIEDSSRKKIVKVVAKKEACGASKKADNDRLRIVNGVPSDFDYDMSNPDLESSIKDLEQGNIVNFLGGKDSTTINTLYDKPITEVRKVVEGLGTNHTIAVTMKKTELIFLLVKILTEHNIGVLFTGVLDVLSDGYGFLRTASNSYLSGGNDVYVSPSQIRLFNLRTGDILYGQIRSPRDGERFFAMIKIKSINDQDPTFAQNRIPFDNLTPLYPSSKLDLEYENCNISTRLINLFAPIGKGQRALIVSPPKAGKTTLLQKIANAITTNYPDIILMILLIDERPEEVTDMIRSVRGEVIASNFDEQASRHVQVAEMVIEKAKRLVENKKDVVILLDSITRLARAYNQTMPTSGKILSGGVDSNALHKPKRFFGSARNIEEGGSLTIIATALVDTGSRMDEVIFEEFKSTGNMELILDRSLADRRLFPAINIKKSGTRKEELLLNEEERSKILLIRKILGGVDDYEGVEALVEKMKKSKNNEIFLKTMSNGD, from the coding sequence ATGGATAAAAAATTTGAGGAATTTGATTTAGAGGATGAAATGAAGCGTTTGAATTCTTCTAGAGAATTAAAAATTGAAGATAGTTCTAGAAAGAAGATAGTTAAGGTTGTGGCTAAAAAGGAGGCTTGTGGTGCGTCTAAAAAAGCTGATAATGATCGATTGAGGATAGTCAACGGGGTGCCTTCGGATTTTGATTACGATATGTCTAATCCTGACTTGGAAAGCAGTATTAAAGATCTTGAGCAGGGTAACATTGTTAATTTCTTAGGAGGTAAGGATAGCACAACTATTAATACTCTTTATGATAAGCCGATTACCGAGGTTAGGAAAGTTGTCGAAGGTCTTGGGACTAATCATACTATTGCGGTAACAATGAAGAAGACAGAGTTAATATTTTTACTTGTTAAGATATTAACGGAACATAATATTGGTGTTTTATTTACAGGGGTGCTTGATGTTTTAAGTGATGGGTATGGTTTTTTGCGTACAGCATCTAATTCTTATCTCTCAGGTGGCAATGACGTTTATGTCTCACCTTCTCAGATTAGGCTTTTTAACCTAAGGACAGGTGATATTTTGTATGGACAGATTAGGTCTCCCAGAGATGGGGAGAGATTTTTTGCCATGATCAAGATTAAGAGTATTAATGACCAAGATCCTACGTTTGCACAAAATAGAATACCTTTTGATAATTTAACGCCCTTGTACCCCAGTTCAAAGTTAGATCTTGAGTATGAGAATTGTAATATCTCTACGAGACTTATTAATCTTTTTGCTCCCATTGGAAAAGGACAGAGGGCTTTAATAGTTTCACCTCCAAAGGCTGGCAAAACTACTTTGCTTCAAAAAATAGCTAACGCAATAACTACTAACTATCCAGATATTATTTTGATGATTTTACTTATTGATGAGAGGCCGGAAGAGGTTACTGACATGATTCGTAGTGTTAGGGGCGAGGTAATTGCATCTAATTTTGATGAGCAAGCTAGTAGACATGTACAGGTCGCAGAGATGGTGATTGAGAAGGCAAAAAGGCTTGTTGAGAATAAGAAAGACGTTGTCATTCTTTTGGATTCTATTACACGACTTGCAAGGGCTTATAATCAGACCATGCCAACTTCTGGTAAGATACTTTCTGGGGGGGTTGATTCTAATGCTTTGCATAAGCCAAAGAGGTTTTTTGGTTCTGCTAGGAATATTGAAGAGGGGGGGAGTCTTACCATTATAGCTACGGCTTTAGTTGATACTGGGAGTAGGATGGATGAGGTTATTTTTGAGGAATTTAAAAGTACTGGTAACATGGAGTTAATCCTTGATAGAAGTTTGGCAGACAGGAGGCTTTTCCCTGCTATTAATATTAAGAAATCAGGTACGAGAAAGGAAGAGTTGCTTTTAAATGAGGAAGAGCGTTCTAAAATTTTGCTCATCAGAAAGATTTTAGGGGGTGTTGATGATTACGAAGGAGTGGAGGCTTTGGTTGAAAAGATGAAAAAAAGTAAAAATAATGAAATCTTTTTAAAGACCATGAGTAATGGAGATTAA
- a CDS encoding insulinase family protein — protein MKRKKKFELISKTYLEEYGAEGYYFQHESGIEVFELKSNSFKENAFGIAFKTIPLDNTGVAHILEHAIFCGSGKYRIKDPFLHLMKGSLNTFLNAMTFPDKTLYPAASTVEKDYFNLFKVYADAVFNPLLKKEAFMQEGYNINPNHFKLSGIVLNEMKGIYSSKNSLINEICTNSLFCEGAYKYDSGGNPVDIIDLTYEGFIQFYERHYTLNNCKIFLFGNIETDKNFNFIEKYIIRPYKKEKSNVTYHIDKAERWKQGKTLSYCIPKENESTLGVYAINWLCADIQDIRESVGLEILSEILLDDSCQFTINMLRSKIGDSIDDISGINTDIRECIFSFGLQNVIPGKVEEFKNMVFKELKDLVKVKIPKELIQGVLFGYEFALKEEKGQGLAVSLMIKSLRGWMHSMHPSDTLKINCHLDEIKSKLEKGELYFEYLMEKYLINNNHYTLINFTPSDHTLKEMEEKIEEKLMNREIKIKKDPEKLAEFTKDYNQFKDYQKKGDIKSDISKLPMLRIEDLPKEVDKSLDLNEIPELKTHTFELKNNNNIFNVYLFFRLDFLEKEDFILLSLFRRAIQDLSTKNYSYVDLNNKIQNTLGQLNIYESYDEDIDGNIVNLLNINFKSFNNNIKESFELIREILTNINFNDYDRLKEVVLSLKNDFKSILIPKGHTFATTRSESKLSLNNYLRELQLGVTGREFWQKIKTDAESLKELASNLEKVKNKIILKNNFFSLVMGDTSDVIKALESELFILKESLIEKIYTNTLNTIRLVDKPLKEIIIIPSKISFNCMSFISYKITNENYPKISFLAHILKSGIFWEKIRVMGGAYGTFASITNGIFSFASYRDPNFVKTYQAFEKSLEELANNNKMKNEDLYTYLVGVIGLSTNVKTKSREVLESYKRKLLNIDDDLRQNIRNSYFKVTVKDIKNISEQVLSQLRQKNSMTSLVNNETYENEKEKLEGLIGTRYKIKKIY, from the coding sequence ATGAAGAGAAAAAAAAAATTCGAATTAATCTCAAAAACCTATCTAGAAGAGTACGGTGCTGAGGGTTATTATTTTCAGCATGAAAGTGGTATAGAAGTATTTGAACTTAAAAGCAACTCATTTAAAGAAAATGCCTTTGGTATTGCATTCAAGACAATTCCTCTAGATAATACTGGGGTTGCCCATATATTGGAACACGCAATTTTTTGCGGTTCAGGTAAATACAGAATAAAAGATCCTTTTCTTCATTTAATGAAAGGAAGCTTAAATACTTTTTTAAATGCAATGACATTTCCAGATAAAACCCTGTACCCAGCAGCTTCTACAGTAGAAAAAGACTATTTTAACTTATTTAAGGTATATGCTGACGCTGTTTTTAATCCATTACTTAAAAAAGAAGCTTTTATGCAAGAAGGGTATAACATTAATCCTAATCACTTTAAGTTGTCTGGAATTGTTTTAAACGAAATGAAAGGCATTTATTCTAGTAAAAATTCTTTGATTAATGAAATCTGTACTAACTCTTTATTTTGTGAAGGAGCCTATAAATACGACTCTGGAGGCAATCCAGTAGACATTATAGACCTTACATATGAAGGATTTATTCAATTTTATGAAAGACACTATACACTCAATAATTGTAAAATATTTTTATTTGGGAATATAGAAACTGATAAAAACTTCAATTTTATTGAAAAATATATAATAAGACCATACAAAAAAGAGAAATCAAATGTTACCTATCACATAGACAAAGCAGAAAGATGGAAACAGGGCAAGACACTAAGTTATTGCATTCCAAAAGAAAATGAAAGTACACTAGGAGTATATGCAATCAATTGGTTATGTGCTGATATTCAGGATATAAGAGAAAGCGTTGGTCTTGAAATTTTATCAGAAATTCTTCTAGACGACTCTTGTCAATTTACTATAAATATGTTAAGGAGCAAAATTGGAGATAGCATAGATGACATTAGCGGCATCAACACAGACATCAGAGAATGTATATTCTCGTTTGGATTACAAAATGTAATTCCAGGAAAAGTGGAAGAATTTAAAAATATGGTTTTCAAAGAACTTAAAGATCTTGTTAAGGTAAAGATTCCAAAAGAATTAATACAGGGTGTCTTATTCGGTTACGAATTTGCATTAAAAGAGGAAAAAGGACAAGGACTAGCTGTATCATTAATGATCAAAAGTCTTAGGGGATGGATGCATTCCATGCATCCATCTGACACTTTAAAAATTAATTGTCATTTGGATGAAATTAAAAGCAAACTAGAAAAGGGAGAACTTTATTTTGAATACCTAATGGAGAAATACCTGATAAATAACAACCATTACACATTAATCAACTTCACGCCTTCTGATCACACTCTTAAGGAAATGGAAGAAAAAATAGAAGAGAAATTAATGAATAGAGAGATCAAAATTAAGAAAGATCCCGAAAAACTTGCAGAATTTACTAAAGACTATAACCAATTTAAGGATTACCAAAAAAAAGGAGACATTAAGTCTGACATTAGTAAACTTCCTATGCTTAGAATAGAAGATTTACCAAAAGAAGTTGATAAAAGCTTAGATCTTAACGAAATCCCCGAACTTAAGACACATACATTTGAATTAAAAAATAACAACAACATTTTTAATGTATATCTATTTTTTAGATTAGATTTTCTAGAAAAAGAAGATTTTATACTTCTATCTTTGTTCAGAAGAGCTATTCAAGATTTGTCTACTAAAAATTATTCTTATGTGGATCTAAATAATAAAATTCAAAATACTCTGGGACAGTTAAACATATACGAAAGTTATGATGAAGACATTGATGGAAATATTGTAAATTTGCTTAACATAAACTTTAAATCATTTAATAACAACATTAAAGAATCATTTGAACTGATCAGGGAAATTTTAACTAATATAAATTTTAATGATTACGATAGGTTGAAAGAGGTGGTGTTAAGTCTTAAGAATGATTTTAAATCGATTTTAATCCCTAAAGGGCATACTTTTGCAACAACACGATCAGAATCAAAGCTAAGCTTGAACAACTACTTAAGAGAACTCCAATTAGGAGTTACGGGAAGAGAGTTTTGGCAGAAAATTAAAACAGATGCAGAATCTCTGAAAGAACTTGCCAGTAATTTAGAAAAAGTAAAAAATAAAATAATTTTAAAAAATAATTTTTTTTCTCTGGTTATGGGGGATACAAGCGATGTGATTAAAGCTTTGGAAAGTGAATTATTTATACTGAAAGAAAGTTTAATTGAAAAAATATACACAAATACCTTAAATACAATACGCTTGGTCGATAAACCACTAAAAGAAATAATTATTATTCCATCAAAAATATCTTTTAATTGCATGAGCTTCATAAGCTATAAAATCACAAACGAAAATTATCCAAAAATAAGCTTCCTAGCTCACATATTAAAAAGTGGGATTTTTTGGGAAAAAATAAGGGTTATGGGTGGAGCGTATGGAACGTTTGCGTCTATTACAAACGGAATATTTTCTTTCGCATCATATAGAGATCCAAACTTTGTAAAGACGTATCAGGCATTTGAAAAATCATTAGAAGAATTAGCTAATAACAATAAAATGAAGAACGAAGATCTCTACACTTACTTAGTAGGAGTAATCGGACTCAGCACCAATGTAAAAACAAAATCTAGAGAAGTACTTGAAAGTTACAAAAGAAAGCTATTAAACATTGATGACGATCTGAGACAAAATATCAGAAACTCTTACTTCAAAGTAACAGTCAAAGACATCAAGAACATATCTGAACAAGTATTGAGCCAACTAAGGCAGAAGAACAGCATGACATCGCTCGTTAATAACGAAACCTACGAAAACGAGAAGGAAAAACTGGAAGGACTAATCGGGACTAGATACAAAATAAAAAAGATATACTAA
- the lnt gene encoding apolipoprotein N-acyltransferase: MKPRYFYLALFSGLLTSLAIPNEIKDTGYSIIGLCAYVPLFIALIQVEDKKKIIILTVFYFLVANSLQNFWLAFFHSFGLFTFLGAIVGYMPYSLALGYFLYYSLKAFKSKTLTLAILFTLYDYSKSVGFSAYPWGFSAFMVNNFNDLIQVADVFGVFFVSFVVYFFNAGLATLFIKQTKINTLSTILPFVLVGTSFAYGIIKKIEINPLLNKEIDTLNISAIQLNIDPWLPGNYKESIKRSISLTREALKENPDTELVLWSEGVLTLPFNSYKDYAYYNPEILKLYDSINELIIESKSYFVIGSPSNIDLRSRTHQNSVYAIKPNLDIANIYSKIFLVPFAEKVPFHDYELVREFFLNNFGISGQTSGDKIEILKLKKFRLALLICYDDAFTDLARAYKKQGANLLLNFSNDSWSNTNSSEWQHFVVAKFRSIENGIKTVRATNSGITTAINEYGENTESLETFKEGYLNSKIKLSPRITTIYEHIGDSFVYILAIMLTIMIFRSYLIEDKTHLSPSLTKPKV; this comes from the coding sequence ATGAAACCAAGATACTTTTATTTAGCCCTATTCTCTGGCCTTCTTACATCTTTAGCAATTCCAAATGAAATAAAAGATACAGGATACTCAATTATTGGGCTTTGTGCTTATGTGCCGCTTTTCATTGCATTAATTCAAGTGGAAGACAAAAAAAAAATAATTATTCTAACAGTCTTTTATTTTTTGGTGGCCAATAGCCTTCAAAATTTTTGGCTTGCGTTTTTTCACTCATTCGGTCTATTTACCTTCTTGGGAGCAATAGTTGGATACATGCCTTACTCTCTGGCATTAGGTTATTTTCTATATTATTCTCTAAAGGCTTTTAAGAGCAAAACATTAACCCTAGCCATACTTTTTACACTTTACGACTATTCAAAATCAGTTGGATTCTCTGCGTATCCTTGGGGATTTTCTGCATTCATGGTAAACAACTTTAATGATTTAATACAAGTAGCTGATGTTTTTGGGGTTTTTTTTGTATCATTTGTTGTTTATTTTTTCAATGCGGGGCTTGCGACCCTTTTTATCAAACAAACTAAAATAAATACATTAAGCACCATACTCCCCTTTGTGTTGGTAGGTACATCTTTTGCTTATGGAATTATTAAAAAAATAGAAATAAACCCATTGCTAAATAAAGAAATAGATACACTAAATATTTCAGCAATTCAGCTCAATATTGACCCTTGGTTACCTGGGAACTACAAAGAAAGCATTAAGAGATCCATTAGCCTTACCAGAGAAGCTTTAAAAGAAAACCCAGATACAGAACTTGTACTCTGGAGCGAGGGGGTGCTAACCCTTCCGTTTAATTCCTACAAAGACTACGCGTACTATAATCCAGAAATACTCAAATTATACGATTCAATAAATGAATTGATAATAGAGAGTAAATCGTATTTTGTTATCGGCTCACCATCAAACATAGACCTAAGATCAAGAACACACCAAAATTCGGTCTATGCAATAAAACCTAACCTTGATATAGCAAATATATATTCCAAGATATTTTTAGTTCCATTTGCAGAAAAAGTGCCATTTCACGATTATGAACTCGTAAGAGAATTTTTTCTTAACAATTTCGGAATCTCAGGACAAACTAGTGGAGACAAGATTGAAATCCTTAAATTGAAGAAATTCCGGTTAGCTCTTTTAATATGCTACGATGATGCATTCACCGATCTTGCAAGAGCTTATAAAAAACAAGGTGCAAATTTACTACTAAACTTCTCAAACGACTCCTGGTCGAATACAAACTCATCGGAATGGCAACATTTCGTAGTAGCGAAATTTAGAAGCATAGAAAACGGAATTAAAACCGTAAGAGCAACAAACTCCGGCATAACCACAGCAATCAACGAATACGGAGAAAACACAGAAAGCCTAGAAACATTTAAAGAAGGATACCTAAATTCCAAAATCAAACTGTCTCCAAGGATCACAACGATCTATGAACACATAGGAGACTCTTTTGTATATATTCTAGCGATAATGCTTACGATAATGATATTCAGATCCTATCTTATTGAAGACAAAACCCATCTATCTCCATCTCTTACAAAGCCCAAGGTCTGA
- a CDS encoding HU family DNA-binding protein encodes MSFSGRTKITKSDIVDLIDLNIKNNGGKIEKKCIKLVVDTFFEELKNRLCLNNVVEFRSFGTFEVRKRKGRQNARNPQTGEYVRVDDHHVAYFRPGKDLKERVWGLRDS; translated from the coding sequence ATGTCTTTTTCAGGAAGAACCAAGATCACTAAGTCGGATATTGTTGATCTGATAGATTTAAATATTAAGAATAATGGTGGTAAGATAGAAAAAAAGTGTATAAAGCTTGTGGTTGATACTTTTTTTGAAGAGCTTAAGAATAGGCTTTGTCTTAATAATGTTGTGGAGTTTAGATCTTTTGGTACGTTTGAGGTGAGGAAGAGGAAGGGGAGGCAGAATGCTCGCAATCCTCAGACCGGGGAATATGTTAGGGTTGACGATCACCATGTGGCTTATTTTCGTCCAGGGAAAGACTTGAAAGAGCGAGTTTGGGGATTAAGGGATAGTTGA
- a CDS encoding type B 50S ribosomal protein L31 produces MKKNIHPRGNLVVFRDGSNDAMFLARSTLTSRETVKYSDGREYPLITVEITSKSHPFYTGQQKFVDAAGRIDRFNKKYKKA; encoded by the coding sequence ATGAAGAAGAATATACATCCTAGGGGTAATTTGGTGGTGTTTAGGGATGGGTCTAACGATGCTATGTTTTTAGCTAGGTCCACTTTAACTTCAAGGGAGACGGTTAAGTATAGCGATGGTAGGGAGTACCCTTTGATCACTGTTGAGATTACGAGCAAGTCGCACCCTTTTTACACGGGGCAGCAAAAATTTGTTGACGCTGCGGGTAGGATTGATAGATTTAACAAGAAATATAAAAAAGCTTAG
- a CDS encoding polymer-forming cytoskeletal protein gives MSPDVRNDYKWDCRLDASLIFRGKLKFEGALYLDSSFEGEIFSERGVLFIGRNGKVITDVVTCDTLIVEGILKGNVSAGSKVYLNSGCKIYGDIKTRKIFINDNIVFDGKCEMVKSNESVDLFAFTVSQIKDTFQ, from the coding sequence ATGTCTCCTGATGTTAGAAATGATTACAAGTGGGATTGCAGGCTGGATGCAAGTTTGATTTTTAGGGGGAAGTTGAAGTTCGAGGGTGCCCTGTACCTTGACTCGTCTTTTGAGGGTGAGATATTTTCAGAAAGAGGGGTACTTTTTATAGGGAGAAACGGTAAGGTTATTACTGACGTGGTGACTTGTGATACTTTGATCGTTGAAGGGATTTTGAAGGGGAATGTGAGTGCCGGCAGTAAGGTTTATTTAAATAGCGGTTGTAAGATATACGGTGATATTAAGACAAGAAAAATATTTATTAATGATAATATAGTTTTTGATGGTAAGTGTGAAATGGTTAAGTCTAATGAGAGCGTAGATTTGTTTGCTTTTACGGTTTCACAGATAAAAGATACTTTTCAGTGA
- the ychF gene encoding redox-regulated ATPase YchF, which yields MSLNVGIVGLPNVGKSTLFSSLTSSKTGVANYPFCTIEPNIGMVSIPDERLEKIVNLIIPEKTVPAVMEFVDIAGLVRGASRGEGLGNKFLANIREVSIIVHVVRCFEDREIIHVDGDIDPGRDIGTINTELCLADLATVQKSILKNERNTKSADKKVSEDSKKVVLMLKRLEKHLMDVRPAGEFVFDEFENEYIKSLNLLTIKKVIYVCNVDENSLCGNKYTDIVKDIALRERNDYLILCAKIEAELTEIDDLDSRKEMLDSLGIEDSGLNNLIRKTYYTLGLRTYFTAGAQEVRAWTFVNGMKAPEAAGIIHSDFQRGFIKAEVYSFDDLVEFRNIQNLKEKGKIRLEGRDYLVRDGDIIFFKFNV from the coding sequence ATGTCACTTAATGTAGGGATAGTAGGGTTGCCTAATGTGGGCAAGTCTACCTTGTTTTCGTCGTTAACTTCATCAAAAACGGGAGTAGCTAATTACCCTTTTTGTACTATTGAGCCGAATATAGGCATGGTGTCAATACCTGATGAGAGACTTGAAAAAATTGTAAATTTGATTATTCCTGAAAAAACAGTGCCGGCTGTAATGGAGTTTGTTGATATTGCGGGTCTTGTTAGGGGAGCTTCTAGAGGTGAGGGGCTTGGTAATAAGTTTTTAGCTAATATTCGTGAAGTTTCTATTATTGTGCATGTTGTTAGATGTTTTGAAGATAGAGAAATTATTCATGTTGATGGTGATATAGATCCGGGAAGAGATATAGGCACAATTAATACGGAGCTTTGTCTTGCAGATCTTGCTACTGTGCAAAAGAGTATTTTAAAAAATGAAAGGAACACGAAGAGTGCTGATAAGAAAGTTAGCGAGGACTCAAAGAAGGTTGTTTTGATGCTTAAGAGACTTGAAAAGCATCTTATGGATGTTAGGCCAGCAGGTGAGTTTGTATTTGATGAGTTTGAAAATGAGTACATTAAATCTTTAAATCTTTTGACCATCAAGAAGGTTATATATGTATGTAATGTTGATGAAAATTCTCTTTGTGGTAATAAATATACAGATATTGTAAAGGATATTGCTTTAAGAGAAAGAAATGATTATTTGATTCTGTGTGCAAAGATTGAAGCTGAGCTTACTGAAATTGATGATTTGGATTCTAGAAAAGAAATGCTTGATTCTCTTGGAATAGAGGATAGTGGATTGAACAATTTAATAAGGAAAACTTATTATACCCTAGGCCTTAGGACCTATTTTACTGCTGGGGCGCAAGAGGTTAGAGCTTGGACTTTTGTTAATGGAATGAAAGCTCCAGAAGCTGCAGGTATAATACACAGTGATTTTCAGAGGGGTTTCATTAAAGCAGAAGTGTATTCATTTGATGATTTGGTTGAATTTCGGAATATTCAAAATTTAAAGGAGAAGGGAAAGATTAGGCTTGAGGGAAGAGACTATTTAGTAAGGGATGGTGATATAATTTTCTTTAAATTTAATGTTTAA
- the rpsT gene encoding 30S ribosomal protein S20: MGNNPSALKRVRQNLKRNLRNSGVRSELRTVEKRCVGMLREGRREEALEFFRFVSKKLDTAARKGIIHRNKAARKKSSLSVLLLR, encoded by the coding sequence TTGGGAAACAATCCATCGGCATTAAAGAGGGTGCGGCAAAATTTGAAGAGGAATTTGAGAAATTCAGGTGTTAGGAGTGAGTTAAGAACGGTAGAGAAGCGTTGTGTTGGTATGTTGAGGGAGGGGAGGCGCGAGGAGGCTTTGGAATTTTTTAGGTTTGTTTCAAAGAAATTAGACACTGCTGCTAGGAAGGGAATTATTCATAGGAATAAAGCTGCCCGTAAGAAGTCGAGTTTGAGTGTTTTGCTTTTAAGATAA
- a CDS encoding tetratricopeptide repeat protein, producing MLFLNVVVLFIGNAFVLNSQGIVTNKDAQEEFKWALTSYNNGLYDDALLSLKKVLSFDPNNPDYHFWTGNVYYRLGYIEEALMEWRNLEAQGYKAAYLRQLVSTIEQRRGVFLDHELGVERLIRVASLDNSIYGRPHGYQITSLRADQYGGYYAVNFVGNEILHFDANNNIGILVKDGVNYLKSPYDLVELNGLLYVTLYSRDEIGIYDKTIGVKRGSIGKKGTGVGELLAPQYMAIDNRNYIYVSEWGNKRISKFDAEGNFILHFGAKTVGFMGLLGPTGVTYLGGNIYVADALKGSIEVFDTSGNHLYTAQTSIEGIEGLSNDIVGNNIIISSKYGVYKYDVSGKMFAKLLKADRIDSKISSSIIDVNNQIIVSDFNNAKISIYKSDVSIYDSLNVDVRRVIRDGNSKIYVELNVSSRNGLPVVGLKSENFAIANEEYYIVSPKVSYDVNISSKMDIAVVFDKSSGMKNYEAEQIMGINALIKDKRDKKFSFVNATSVPLIDNIDSLLSTINKANSLGSYDSTYVKTDVSLKLAGSELMTRSAKRAVLYFNNGALGHSAFDTYSVGTILNYYKNNDIRFYLILFGNNPIDPKLQYLVDETGGAVVPFSSYEGVTRVCDLMVKQRTGTYLLEYNYPGTQEPSGYLNLAVEVNFNQQTGRGEFAYFVN from the coding sequence ATGTTGTTTTTGAATGTGGTTGTTTTGTTTATTGGGAATGCGTTCGTTTTAAATTCTCAGGGAATAGTTACAAATAAAGATGCTCAGGAAGAGTTTAAGTGGGCTCTTACTTCCTATAATAACGGACTTTATGATGATGCCTTGTTATCCCTTAAAAAGGTTTTAAGTTTTGATCCGAATAATCCCGATTATCATTTTTGGACGGGTAATGTTTATTATAGATTGGGGTATATTGAAGAAGCTTTGATGGAATGGAGAAATTTGGAGGCCCAGGGGTACAAGGCTGCTTATCTTAGGCAGTTAGTCTCTACAATCGAGCAAAGAAGGGGTGTATTTTTGGATCACGAGCTTGGCGTTGAAAGACTTATTAGGGTAGCCTCTCTTGACAACTCTATTTATGGGAGGCCGCATGGTTATCAGATTACGTCTTTAAGAGCAGATCAATATGGTGGATACTACGCTGTTAACTTTGTAGGGAATGAAATACTTCATTTTGATGCGAACAATAACATTGGTATTTTGGTTAAGGATGGTGTTAATTATTTAAAGTCTCCTTATGATTTAGTTGAACTTAATGGGTTGCTTTACGTTACTCTTTACTCAAGAGATGAGATTGGTATATATGACAAAACGATAGGGGTTAAGAGGGGTTCTATTGGAAAGAAGGGAACAGGGGTTGGAGAGTTGCTTGCTCCCCAGTATATGGCTATTGATAATAGAAATTATATTTATGTAAGTGAGTGGGGAAATAAGCGAATAAGTAAATTTGATGCTGAGGGTAATTTTATTCTACATTTTGGTGCCAAGACAGTGGGTTTTATGGGACTTTTAGGACCTACGGGTGTTACATATCTAGGCGGGAATATTTACGTTGCCGATGCACTTAAGGGTTCTATTGAGGTTTTCGATACCAGTGGTAATCATTTGTACACTGCTCAAACCTCCATTGAAGGCATAGAGGGACTCAGCAATGATATTGTGGGTAACAATATCATTATATCTTCAAAATATGGTGTTTATAAATATGATGTTTCAGGCAAGATGTTTGCAAAGCTTTTAAAAGCAGATAGAATCGATTCAAAAATTTCATCTTCAATTATTGATGTCAACAATCAAATTATTGTTTCGGATTTCAATAATGCTAAAATTTCGATTTATAAAAGTGATGTTAGTATCTACGATAGCCTAAATGTTGATGTGAGACGAGTAATTAGAGATGGGAATTCTAAGATTTATGTTGAACTTAATGTCAGCAGTAGAAATGGATTACCGGTTGTAGGTCTTAAGAGTGAAAATTTTGCGATTGCTAATGAAGAGTACTACATTGTGAGCCCTAAAGTTTCTTATGATGTTAATATTTCTAGTAAAATGGATATTGCAGTTGTGTTTGATAAGTCTTCGGGTATGAAGAATTATGAAGCAGAGCAGATTATGGGTATAAATGCTCTTATAAAGGACAAAAGGGATAAGAAATTTAGCTTTGTAAATGCAACAAGTGTGCCCTTAATAGATAATATTGATAGCTTGTTAAGTACCATTAATAAAGCAAATTCCCTTGGGTCTTATGATTCAACTTATGTAAAGACAGATGTTAGCTTAAAGCTAGCGGGTTCTGAACTTATGACAAGGAGCGCAAAAAGGGCTGTTCTTTATTTTAATAATGGAGCTTTAGGTCATTCTGCTTTTGATACATATTCTGTGGGTACCATTTTAAATTATTATAAAAATAATGATATTAGATTTTATTTGATATTGTTTGGGAATAATCCCATTGATCCTAAATTGCAATATTTGGTGGATGAAACTGGAGGAGCTGTGGTTCCTTTTTCATCTTATGAAGGAGTGACTAGGGTTTGCGATTTGATGGTGAAGCAGAGGACGGGAACTTATTTGCTTGAATACAATTATCCAGGTACCCAGGAGCCTAGTGGATATTTAAATTTGGCGGTCGAGGTCAATTTTAATCAGCAGACAGGTAGGGGAGAATTTGCATATTTTGTTAATTAG